One stretch of Balneola sp. MJW-20 DNA includes these proteins:
- the xerC gene encoding tyrosine recombinase XerC produces the protein MDILKAMKVLIEKYLKYLEIEKNASEHTIIAYNNDLLSFYNHLCENQSDSELPPELESISRLDIRLWLADLSDKDMAKSTISRKVAALRSFFKYCFKRGYIYKNPAHLLVVPKKQKTLPKTATAEDLERMLDNVSTDSVSGIQERTILELFYSTGMRLSELAGLNTADIDLKQSQVKVTGKGNKQRIIPLGEKSKDILRKHLNGREKLFGSKTGPDARKALFLAAHGQRLYQRAIQRIVEKHLKQASEVTQKSPHVLRHSFATHMLDNGADIRIIKEFLGHANLAATQVYTHTSVERLKNVYEQAHPRSKL, from the coding sequence ATGGACATATTAAAGGCAATGAAGGTCCTCATTGAAAAATATCTGAAGTACCTGGAGATCGAAAAGAATGCTTCAGAACATACTATTATAGCCTATAATAATGACCTCCTGTCATTTTACAATCATCTGTGTGAGAATCAATCCGATTCAGAGCTCCCTCCTGAGCTGGAATCAATAAGCAGACTGGATATTAGATTGTGGCTGGCAGATCTGTCGGATAAGGATATGGCCAAAAGTACTATATCCAGGAAAGTAGCAGCTCTTCGGTCTTTTTTTAAATATTGCTTTAAAAGAGGATATATATATAAGAACCCGGCTCACCTGCTGGTGGTCCCTAAAAAGCAGAAGACCCTGCCTAAAACTGCTACCGCAGAAGACCTCGAAAGAATGCTGGACAATGTTTCAACGGATAGTGTTTCGGGAATTCAGGAAAGAACTATACTGGAACTATTTTACAGTACCGGAATGAGATTAAGTGAACTAGCAGGTCTCAACACTGCGGATATAGATCTGAAGCAGTCTCAGGTAAAAGTGACCGGTAAGGGTAATAAGCAACGAATCATCCCGTTGGGTGAAAAATCCAAAGATATCCTGCGTAAACATTTAAATGGAAGGGAAAAATTATTCGGTTCAAAGACCGGACCGGATGCCAGAAAGGCATTATTTCTGGCAGCACATGGTCAGCGTTTATATCAAAGAGCCATACAACGAATAGTAGAAAAACATCTAAAGCAAGCCAGTGAAGTCACTCAAAAGAGCCCACATGTCTTGCGGCACAGCTTTGCAACCCATATGCTGGATAACGGAGCTGATATAAGGATCATCAAAGAGTTTCTCGGACATGCTAACCTGGCGGCTACTCAGGTATATACTCATACCTCCGTCGAAAGGCTTAAAAACGTTTATGAGCAAGCTCATCCGAGATCGAAACTATAA